From Stenotrophomonas maltophilia, a single genomic window includes:
- a CDS encoding methyltransferase family protein: protein MRWLETRIPPPLVMLLCGGIGYLASRLAADLVLPLPMPALLAGALLTLGVTLNLLPKLAFRCARTTVNPLRPSASSALVTHGVYRYTRNPMYLGQAIVLTGAVLYLQNPVAWLAVPLFVLYITRLQIVPEERVLSARFPEAYALFRQRVRRWL from the coding sequence ATGCGTTGGCTTGAGACACGGATTCCACCACCGCTGGTGATGCTGCTGTGCGGTGGCATCGGCTACCTGGCCAGCCGCCTGGCAGCGGACCTGGTGTTGCCATTGCCGATGCCGGCGCTGCTTGCAGGTGCTCTGCTGACGCTCGGTGTGACGCTGAACCTGCTGCCGAAGCTGGCCTTCCGCTGTGCGCGCACCACGGTCAATCCGCTGCGCCCGTCGGCCTCGAGCGCGCTGGTCACGCACGGGGTATACCGCTACACACGCAATCCGATGTATCTCGGTCAGGCGATCGTTCTGACTGGTGCCGTGCTGTACCTGCAGAACCCGGTCGCGTGGCTGGCCGTGCCGCTGTTCGTGCTGTACATCACCCGGTTGCAGATCGTGCCGGAAGAGCGGGTGCTGTCGGCTCGTTTTCCCGAAGCGTATGCGCTGTTCCGCCAACGCGTACGGCGTTGGCTGTAG
- a CDS encoding SDR family oxidoreductase, whose protein sequence is MNSHQNKIALVTGATRGIGAETVRQLAQAGVHTLLAGRKRETAVEQALKLQAEGLPVEAIQLDVTDAASIAEAVEQVRQRHGRLDILVNNAGIMIENPAQAPSEQSLDTWKRTFDTNVYALVAVTQAFLPLVKQAKSGRIVNVSSMLGSQTLHADPASGIYDFKIPAYNASKAAVNSWTLSLAYELRNTPIKVNTVHPGYVKTDMNGGNGEIEISEGARSSVEMALIGESGASGSFTYLGEVLPW, encoded by the coding sequence ATGAACTCCCATCAGAACAAGATCGCGCTGGTCACCGGCGCTACCCGCGGCATCGGTGCCGAGACCGTGCGCCAGCTGGCGCAGGCCGGCGTGCACACGCTGCTGGCCGGCCGCAAGCGCGAGACCGCCGTGGAGCAGGCACTGAAGCTGCAGGCCGAGGGCCTGCCGGTGGAAGCGATCCAGCTGGACGTGACCGATGCTGCCAGCATCGCCGAGGCGGTCGAGCAGGTGCGCCAGCGCCATGGCCGGCTCGATATCCTGGTCAACAACGCCGGCATCATGATCGAGAACCCGGCGCAGGCTCCCTCGGAACAGTCGCTCGATACCTGGAAGCGCACCTTCGATACCAATGTGTATGCGCTGGTGGCCGTGACCCAGGCGTTCCTGCCGCTGGTCAAGCAGGCCAAGTCCGGTCGCATCGTCAACGTGTCCAGCATGCTCGGCTCGCAGACCCTGCACGCCGACCCGGCGTCGGGCATCTACGACTTCAAGATTCCGGCCTACAACGCCTCCAAGGCGGCAGTGAACAGCTGGACGCTGAGCCTGGCCTACGAACTGCGCAACACCCCGATCAAGGTCAACACCGTGCATCCGGGTTACGTGAAGACCGACATGAACGGCGGCAACGGCGAAATCGAAATCAGCGAAGGCGCACGCTCCAGCGTGGAAATGGCGCTGATCGGCGAATCCGGTGCCAGCGGCAGCTTCACCTACCTGGGCGAGGTGCTGCCATGGTGA
- a CDS encoding helix-turn-helix transcriptional regulator has translation MNESTAVTPSRLLRRAEVLARVGMAKSTLYLRISAGKFPKPVHLGSSVRWVESEIDSWIQDQMEQRDQAGETGGMDGGIADAA, from the coding sequence ATGAACGAGAGCACCGCAGTCACCCCCAGCCGCCTCCTGCGTCGAGCCGAGGTTCTGGCCCGCGTCGGCATGGCCAAGTCGACCCTGTATTTGCGCATTTCCGCTGGGAAGTTCCCGAAACCGGTCCACCTGGGCAGCTCCGTTCGCTGGGTCGAATCGGAGATCGATTCCTGGATTCAGGACCAGATGGAGCAGCGCGACCAGGCGGGCGAAACCGGGGGTATGGATGGGGGTATCGCCGACGCTGCATAG
- a CDS encoding endonuclease/exonuclease/phosphatase family protein: protein MLPRFHRRALCALLALALPVFACAATPAPLKVMSFNVRTPADTEPGKRWPDRRDAMVKVILDAHPAVIGTQELVKEQADYLSEHLPGYRWFGEGRRGGSGDEHMGVFYDSKVLAIEASGNFWLSDTPDVPGSITWGNLYPRMVTWALFRRLEDGRRFYFMDTHLPYRDEDEPRRVKGAELIGKRLATLPADLPVVLTGDFNSEPGGDTYKAFTHVLEDTRPQVKAPQGPRLTFHDFTGNATAQLDWVLVRGFHARSFLTDDRRIDGVLPSDHFPLVVELDWPKR from the coding sequence ATGTTGCCGCGTTTCCATCGCCGGGCGCTGTGCGCGCTGCTGGCACTCGCTCTGCCTGTCTTCGCTTGCGCGGCCACGCCTGCGCCGCTGAAAGTGATGTCGTTCAATGTCCGCACCCCGGCCGATACCGAGCCTGGCAAGCGCTGGCCGGACCGTCGCGATGCTATGGTCAAGGTCATCCTCGATGCGCACCCGGCGGTGATCGGCACCCAGGAACTGGTGAAGGAACAGGCCGATTACCTGTCCGAGCACCTGCCCGGCTACCGCTGGTTCGGCGAAGGCCGCCGGGGTGGCAGCGGCGACGAGCACATGGGCGTGTTCTACGACAGCAAGGTGCTGGCCATCGAGGCGTCCGGCAACTTCTGGTTGTCCGATACGCCGGACGTGCCCGGCAGCATCACCTGGGGCAACCTGTATCCGCGCATGGTCACCTGGGCGCTGTTCCGGCGCCTGGAGGATGGTCGTCGCTTCTACTTCATGGATACCCACCTGCCCTACCGCGACGAGGACGAACCGCGCCGGGTGAAGGGTGCCGAGCTGATCGGCAAGCGTCTGGCCACCCTGCCGGCCGACCTGCCGGTGGTGCTGACCGGCGACTTCAACAGCGAACCCGGCGGCGATACCTACAAAGCGTTCACCCACGTGCTGGAGGACACCCGCCCCCAGGTGAAGGCACCGCAGGGCCCGCGCCTGACCTTCCATGATTTCACCGGCAACGCCACCGCACAGCTGGACTGGGTGCTGGTGCGCGGCTTCCATGCGCGCAGCTTCCTTACCGACGACCGCCGCATCGACGGCGTGCTGCCATCGGATCATTTCCCGCTGGTGGTCGAGCTGGACTGGCCGAAGCGCTGA
- a CDS encoding efflux transporter outer membrane subunit, whose amino-acid sequence MVIRTLAMAVSSLVLAGCVSVGPNYKAPVQEPVVLQGAQQPVFTSTSPVASWWAQFDDPVLEELVHGALSDNLDLRVAVARVSQARAVFVESRFDQAPHITAGGSYDRRKQPDPQLGGQRVFSESYQLGFDAGWELDLFGRKRRAAEAARADLDAEQANLADAQVLIAAEVARNYFELRGTQKRIAVAQHTLVNLRDTQKLTEARWELGAGSELDVQSSRARLKAIEADIPLLEVAETQSRNRLAVLLGQRPEVLTAMLAPHEVPAFAKALPLGDTRELLRQRADVRVAERRLAAATARVGVATADLFPRLSLSGFVGFLGGDASGLVNGNNKAWSLTPSLSWAAFDFGTVRARLRASKAEAEGVAAQYEQAVLLALEDTENALTRYSKQQARLAIVVEQAQAARRAESLAQIRYREGSEDFLTLLDAQRTQLAADDALAAAEAEVNVSVVGVYKALGGWGQSPQPPSVAQLQ is encoded by the coding sequence ATGGTGATCCGCACGTTGGCGATGGCCGTCTCCAGCCTGGTGCTGGCGGGCTGTGTCAGCGTCGGCCCGAACTACAAGGCGCCGGTGCAGGAGCCGGTCGTCCTGCAGGGCGCACAGCAGCCGGTGTTCACCAGCACGTCGCCGGTGGCCAGTTGGTGGGCGCAGTTCGATGATCCGGTGCTGGAAGAACTGGTGCATGGCGCACTGTCGGACAACCTCGACCTGCGCGTGGCCGTGGCCCGCGTCAGCCAGGCCCGCGCGGTGTTCGTCGAAAGCCGTTTCGACCAGGCCCCGCACATCACCGCAGGCGGCAGCTACGACCGCCGCAAGCAACCCGATCCGCAGCTGGGTGGGCAGCGGGTGTTCAGTGAAAGCTACCAGCTCGGCTTCGACGCCGGCTGGGAGCTGGATCTGTTCGGCCGCAAGCGCCGCGCTGCAGAAGCCGCGCGTGCCGACCTCGATGCCGAGCAGGCCAACCTGGCCGACGCGCAGGTGCTGATCGCCGCCGAGGTAGCACGCAACTACTTCGAGCTGCGCGGTACGCAGAAACGCATCGCGGTGGCCCAGCACACCCTGGTCAATCTGCGCGACACGCAGAAGTTGACCGAGGCCCGCTGGGAGCTGGGTGCCGGCAGCGAACTGGACGTGCAGAGCAGCCGTGCCCGCCTGAAGGCGATCGAGGCCGACATTCCGCTGCTGGAAGTGGCCGAGACGCAGTCGCGCAACCGCTTGGCGGTGCTGCTGGGGCAGCGCCCGGAAGTGCTCACCGCGATGCTCGCACCGCATGAGGTGCCGGCGTTCGCCAAGGCCCTGCCGCTGGGCGATACCCGCGAGCTGCTGCGCCAACGCGCAGACGTGCGGGTGGCCGAACGTCGACTGGCGGCGGCGACCGCACGCGTCGGCGTGGCCACCGCCGATCTGTTCCCGCGGCTGTCGCTGTCCGGTTTCGTCGGCTTCCTTGGTGGCGATGCCAGCGGCCTGGTCAACGGCAACAACAAGGCCTGGTCGCTGACCCCGTCGCTGAGCTGGGCGGCCTTCGATTTCGGCACCGTGCGTGCACGCCTGCGTGCCAGCAAGGCCGAGGCCGAAGGTGTGGCCGCGCAGTATGAGCAGGCGGTGCTGCTGGCGCTGGAAGACACCGAGAACGCGCTGACCCGCTACTCCAAGCAGCAGGCGCGGCTGGCGATCGTGGTCGAGCAGGCGCAGGCGGCACGACGTGCCGAATCGCTGGCACAGATCCGCTATCGCGAGGGCTCGGAGGACTTCCTGACCCTGCTGGACGCGCAGCGCACGCAGCTGGCCGCCGACGATGCATTGGCCGCGGCCGAGGCAGAAGTGAATGTCAGCGTGGTGGGTGTGTACAAGGCACTGGGCGGCTGGGGACAGTCGCCGCAGCCGCCCAGCGTGGCGCAGCTGCAGTAA
- a CDS encoding esterase/lipase family protein: MATTGLGFIGRTTLIITVLLTLGGCATLRQFGPSVQVASVTPGQYIALKRGDILTSGKLSAATTETLRVAGLDEGVCAKPGLPCIEAMEGSIVVREEDKRSSLAELWLQYAMTLPAPKREYSASGRAKTAITELDADFQPRLDAWMQVARQAYAYLFFTERTANQRGFEDRQTQVRDYYNLAVQEASVQLYNAYATGRVHSEASHFQLGRWTFVLAPSTEASPLDTRTPTELVPAASLSFTGTLRSVHRRDGFGAELVAVMDDPAGTTATTAPATHAATATTQSWSEMPSPSMTVLLRFSGKNLWEVLHDDEPELEIHDPYQVTEVTLHGQEVPLAANFTAGYALWLARSNFSHQSLRSLFGGKGGIDTPHLYMMQPYDPNRRVLLMIHGLASSPEAWVNVANELMRDDEIRQDFQIWQFYYPTNMPIAMSHDAMRHTLADVFRHFDPSGKAQASHDMVLVGHSMGGVIARLMVSSSGDHLVDTLLATAQMTPAQRELLRTRGAPVLTFLPEPEVSRVVFIATPHRGTDVAGTRLGRWIGRLVRLPLTVLEDVATIANDGQVDRNDGKHGYQMNSIQNLDKDDAFVRAVADLPMAPKVQYHSIIARAKADGPLEKTDDGLVPYWSSHLPNAVSEKVIVSGHSVQEATPAIIELRRILHEDMQQHGAAAR; the protein is encoded by the coding sequence ATGGCTACCACGGGCTTGGGCTTCATCGGCCGCACGACCCTCATCATCACCGTGCTGCTCACCTTGGGCGGCTGCGCGACGTTGCGCCAGTTCGGGCCGTCGGTACAGGTCGCCTCGGTCACGCCGGGGCAGTACATCGCGCTCAAGCGCGGCGACATCCTCACCTCCGGCAAGCTCAGCGCGGCAACCACCGAGACCCTGCGCGTGGCCGGCCTCGACGAGGGCGTCTGTGCCAAGCCCGGCCTGCCCTGCATCGAGGCGATGGAAGGCAGCATCGTGGTACGCGAGGAAGACAAGCGTTCGAGCCTGGCCGAACTGTGGCTACAGTACGCAATGACCCTGCCCGCCCCGAAGCGCGAGTACTCCGCGTCGGGCCGCGCCAAGACCGCGATCACCGAACTGGACGCCGACTTCCAGCCGCGCCTGGACGCGTGGATGCAGGTCGCACGCCAGGCCTATGCCTATCTGTTCTTCACCGAACGCACCGCCAACCAGCGCGGCTTCGAAGACCGCCAGACGCAGGTGCGCGACTACTACAACCTGGCCGTGCAGGAAGCCTCGGTGCAGCTGTACAACGCCTACGCGACCGGCCGCGTGCACAGTGAGGCCAGTCATTTCCAGCTGGGCCGCTGGACCTTCGTGCTGGCGCCTTCCACCGAGGCGTCGCCGCTGGACACGCGCACGCCGACCGAGCTGGTGCCGGCCGCTTCGCTGTCATTCACCGGCACGCTGCGCAGCGTGCATCGCCGCGATGGCTTCGGTGCGGAACTGGTGGCGGTGATGGATGATCCGGCAGGCACCACCGCCACCACGGCACCCGCCACGCACGCCGCCACCGCGACCACGCAGAGCTGGAGCGAGATGCCTTCGCCGTCGATGACGGTGCTGCTGCGCTTCTCCGGAAAGAATCTATGGGAAGTGCTGCACGACGACGAGCCGGAACTGGAGATCCACGACCCCTACCAGGTCACCGAAGTCACCCTGCACGGGCAGGAGGTACCGCTGGCGGCGAACTTCACCGCCGGCTACGCGCTGTGGCTGGCGAGATCCAACTTCAGCCACCAGTCGCTGCGCTCGCTGTTCGGCGGCAAGGGCGGCATCGACACGCCGCACCTGTACATGATGCAACCCTACGATCCGAACCGGCGCGTGCTGCTGATGATCCATGGCCTGGCCAGCAGCCCGGAAGCCTGGGTCAACGTTGCCAACGAGCTGATGCGCGACGACGAGATCCGCCAGGATTTCCAGATCTGGCAGTTCTACTACCCGACCAACATGCCCATCGCGATGAGCCACGATGCGATGCGCCACACGCTGGCCGATGTGTTCAGGCACTTCGACCCCAGCGGAAAGGCGCAGGCCTCGCATGACATGGTGCTGGTCGGGCACAGCATGGGCGGGGTGATCGCGCGGCTGATGGTCTCGTCGTCCGGCGACCACCTGGTCGATACCCTGCTGGCCACTGCGCAGATGACACCGGCGCAGCGCGAACTGCTGCGCACCCGCGGGGCGCCGGTACTGACCTTCCTGCCGGAGCCGGAAGTATCACGGGTGGTGTTCATCGCCACGCCGCACCGTGGCACCGACGTCGCCGGCACCCGTCTGGGCCGCTGGATCGGTCGCCTGGTGCGGCTGCCGCTGACCGTGCTGGAGGATGTCGCCACCATCGCCAACGATGGCCAGGTCGACCGCAACGATGGCAAGCACGGCTACCAGATGAACAGCATCCAGAATCTGGACAAGGACGACGCGTTCGTCCGCGCCGTGGCTGACCTGCCGATGGCGCCCAAGGTGCAGTACCACTCGATCATCGCCCGCGCCAAGGCCGACGGGCCGTTGGAAAAGACCGATGACGGGCTGGTGCCGTATTGGAGCTCGCACCTGCCCAACGCCGTGTCGGAGAAGGTGATCGTGTCCGGGCACAGCGTGCAGGAAGCCACGCCCGCGATCATCGAGCTGCGGCGGATCCTGCACGAGGACATGCAGCAGCACGGGGCAGCAGCCAGATAG
- a CDS encoding PA1136 family autoinducer-binding transcriptional regulator, giving the protein MTALVQVLLELERARSLDAVGAVLRSIAAPLGYDRVLVFATGTGLERGTQRVYWIDGDWFGDGSDTDLARYLHACPVNRHVLDSDAPFFWSKRQGLRGERYQVVKQPRGEGLHGLQVPVFGTTGLEGAISFAGTSIDASASARLQLEAAATAAFRAARGLAEVPAELSGSLLSTREREVLRWVAAGRRQAEIAATLGLSARTVENHLRHARQRLGVATTAQAVRAATRRGEIED; this is encoded by the coding sequence ATGACCGCGCTGGTGCAGGTGTTGCTGGAGCTGGAACGCGCCCGCTCGCTGGACGCGGTGGGCGCGGTACTGCGCAGCATCGCCGCACCGCTCGGCTACGACCGCGTGCTGGTGTTCGCCACCGGCACCGGACTGGAGCGCGGCACGCAGCGCGTGTACTGGATCGACGGCGACTGGTTCGGCGATGGCAGCGATACCGACCTCGCCCGCTATCTGCATGCCTGCCCGGTCAATCGCCACGTGCTGGACAGCGACGCGCCGTTCTTCTGGAGCAAACGCCAAGGTCTGCGCGGTGAGCGCTACCAGGTGGTGAAGCAACCGCGTGGCGAAGGCCTGCACGGCCTGCAGGTGCCGGTGTTCGGTACCACCGGGCTGGAGGGTGCAATCAGTTTCGCAGGCACCTCCATCGATGCATCCGCCAGCGCACGCCTGCAGCTGGAGGCTGCTGCAACCGCAGCATTCCGCGCCGCGCGCGGTCTGGCTGAAGTTCCTGCAGAACTTTCCGGAAGCCTGCTGAGCACGCGCGAGCGCGAGGTGCTGCGCTGGGTGGCTGCCGGGCGTCGCCAGGCGGAAATTGCCGCCACGCTCGGGCTTTCCGCACGCACCGTGGAAAACCACCTGCGCCATGCACGCCAGCGCCTCGGTGTTGCGACTACCGCGCAGGCGGTACGCGCTGCAACTCGTCGCGGTGAGATCGAGGACTGA
- the hchA gene encoding glyoxalase III HchA produces the protein MNTQEPSRQPSPDPAERDAFFPSPYSLSQFTSPKSNLSGADYPDARRDGRWKVLMIAADERYLPTANGHLFSTGNHPVETLLPMYHLDQAGFDIDVATLSGNATKFEWWAFPREDKQIGGLYERYEERFRQPLALDDVVAALGAGSDYAAVFIPGGHGALIGLPQSRAVKAVLHWAMAEQRHIITLCHGPAALLAAGVDEADGGSLFRGYRICAFPDAMDRQTPEIGYMPGQLQWFFGERLAQQGVQIVNEGIDGSVLQDRLLLTGDSPLAGNALGKLAARTLLDALAGR, from the coding sequence ATGAACACGCAAGAGCCCAGTCGCCAGCCCAGCCCCGATCCGGCCGAGCGCGATGCCTTCTTCCCCTCGCCGTACTCGCTGTCGCAGTTCACGTCGCCGAAGAGCAACCTGTCCGGTGCCGACTATCCGGACGCACGCCGCGATGGTCGCTGGAAGGTGCTGATGATCGCCGCCGACGAGCGCTACCTGCCTACCGCCAACGGCCATCTGTTCTCCACCGGCAACCATCCGGTGGAAACCCTGCTGCCGATGTATCACCTGGACCAGGCAGGTTTCGACATCGACGTGGCCACGCTGTCGGGCAACGCCACCAAGTTCGAGTGGTGGGCCTTCCCGCGCGAGGACAAGCAGATCGGCGGGTTGTACGAACGCTATGAAGAACGCTTCCGCCAGCCGCTGGCGCTGGACGATGTCGTGGCCGCACTGGGAGCAGGATCGGACTATGCGGCAGTGTTCATTCCCGGCGGCCATGGCGCGCTGATCGGGCTGCCGCAGAGCCGCGCGGTGAAGGCGGTGCTGCATTGGGCGATGGCCGAGCAACGCCACATCATCACCCTCTGCCACGGCCCTGCGGCATTGCTGGCCGCAGGCGTCGACGAAGCCGATGGCGGCTCGCTGTTCCGCGGCTACCGCATCTGCGCCTTCCCCGATGCAATGGACCGGCAGACACCGGAGATCGGCTACATGCCGGGCCAGCTGCAGTGGTTCTTCGGTGAGCGGCTGGCGCAGCAGGGTGTGCAGATCGTCAACGAGGGCATCGATGGCAGCGTGCTGCAGGATCGCCTGCTGCTGACCGGCGACAGCCCGCTGGCGGGCAATGCGCTCGGCAAGCTGGCTGCACGCACCCTGCTCGACGCACTGGCCGGGCGCTGA